A genomic segment from Synchiropus splendidus isolate RoL2022-P1 chromosome 18, RoL_Sspl_1.0, whole genome shotgun sequence encodes:
- the cacna1db gene encoding voltage-dependent L-type calcium channel subunit alpha-1D isoform X5: MPFIIRGRPLRGAQYASNKRSTSSALWSGSQTHLHQLHPPEPLHAPATTGKPVGSSRGLVGASTGAQAAGSGVSPVLAWHAAITAARQAQGDVDKLDMTSQPVGTTGAAPAGSLAQRKRQQYAKSKKQGGSTNSRPPRALFCLTLNNPIRRACISLVEWKPFDIFILLSIFANCVALAIYIPFPGDDSNSTNQELETVEYAFLIIFTIETFLKIIAYGLVMHQNSYVRNGWNMLDFVIVIVGLFSVVLEMITKDADSGGQSGGKPGGFDVKALRAFRVLRPLRLVSGVPSLQVVLNSIIKAMVPLLHIALLVLFVIIIYAIIGLELFIGKMHATCYVIQTGLLAEEEPTPCAVSGHGRHCLPNVTVCREGWQGPNNGITNFDNFLFAMLTVFQCITMEGWTDVLYWMNDAMGFELPWVYFVSLVIFGSFFVLNLVLGVLSGEFSKEREKAKARGDFQKLREKQQLEEDLKGYLDWITQAEDIDPENEEEGDEEGKRNRVTLADLTQKKKGKFGWFTQSTETQASMPTSETESVNTDNHNGEDDISPCCGPLCQKITKSKCSRQWRRWNRFCRRKCRAAVKSVTFYWLVIILVFLNTLTIASEHYNQPDWLTEVQDVANKVLLAMFTLEMLVKMYSLGLQAYFVSLFNRFDCFVVCGGIVETILVELAIMSPLGISVFRCVRLLRIFKVTRHWASLSNLVASLLNSMKSIASLLLLLFLFIIIFSLLGMQLFGGKFNFDETVTKRSTFDNFPQALLTVFQILTGEDWNTVMYDGIMAYGGPASSGMVVCIYFIILFICGNYILLNVFLAIAVDNLADAESLNTAQKEEEEAKKRRNSAKEAFTDQKRVEVTEDMAGETKVPADDLPEEDKQLYPAIESPESQVEDENDELQDVPVGPRPKRLSELTIKEKVPPIPEGSAFFIFSRTNPIRVFCHKLINHQIFTNLILVFIMLSSVSLAAEDPIRNFSARNIILGYFDYAFTAIFTVEILLKILGYADYVFTSMFTFEILIKMTAFGAFLHKGAFCRNYFNLLDLLVVGVSLVSFGIQSSAISVVKILRVLRVLRPLRAINRAKGLKHVVQCVFVAIRTIGNIMIVTTLLQFMFACIGVQLFKGKFYRCTDDAKSSPEECKGTYILYNNGDTTQPMIRERIWYNSDFNFDNVLMAMMALFTVSTFEGWPTLLYKAIDSNRENMGPIYNYRVEISIFFIIYIIIIAFFMMNIFVGFVIVTFQEQGEKEYKNCELDKNQRQCVEYALKARPLRRYIPKNPYQYKFWYVVNSTGFEYVMFVLIILNTLCLAIQHHGQSHLFNYAMDILNMVFTGVFTVEMILKLIAFKPRNTEDSARISITFFRLFRVMRLVKLLSRGEGIRTLLWTFIKSFQALPYVALLIAMLFFIYAVIGMQVFGKIAMVDGTQINRNNNFQTFPQSVLMLFRCATGEAWQEIMLACLPGKLCDIESDYNPGEERTCGSGFAIIYFISFYMLCAFLIINLFVAVIMDNFDYLTRDWSILGPHHLDEFKRIWSEYDPEAKGRIKHLDVVTLLRRIQPPLGFGKLCPHRVACKRLVAMNMPLNSDGTVMFNATLFALVRTALKIKTEGNLEQANEELRAVIKKIWKRTSMKLLDQVVPPAGDDEVTVGKFYATFLIQDYFRKFKRRKEQGLVGRRSFDRVNTTMALQAGLRTLHDIGPEIRRAISCDLQEEGLVDANGEEDEEIYRRNGGLFGNHVNNVSLTPQSSSFPTTVTQRPLQILPYSCNVSSEPSQTGVGEKDGDTDKDLNLSPVPHDHRYHSPHHHHPHCNSTCQQSPIPSNANLNNANMPALLSVSNARQRTCPLRRTRPSSARIRSSGSIHKKIWKSQSLRTRYYETYIRSENGSGHYPTIRREGVAAAESDEDRGSGEYFSGEEFHEDDIMLTKERLSNNIVEGAFDPHVARGDSQSDGYYEDDQKLIHQESKRSPRRWFLPSPQAVNKSAFTFECLRRRGSEVEPPLSPTCTALPLHLMQQQVMAVAGLDATKIHRRSPTRSLHSWATPPASPATHDYSPNYTPLIQVDWRNSGSVGNLPAAAKRSSWYTDGQEASPTSSNHSPSRLNLPAENCSRYLQMRGSASSLVEAALISEGLGKYARDPNFVSVTKHEIADACEMTIDEMESAASNLLNGSMSNAEENFPTDPLATGQLRDFSDEETYVAVKCEEDLTDEMICITSL, from the exons ATGCCGTTCATTATAAGAGGAAGACCCCTGAGGG GGGCTCAGTATGCCAGCAACAAAAGATCCACCTCTTCTGCGCTCTGGTCAGGAAGCCAAACACATCTGCACCAACTCCATCCTCCAGAGCCTCTACATGCCCCAGCCACCACTGGCAAACCTGTTGGTTCCTCTCGTGGACTCGTGGGGGCCTCCACTGGTGCTCAAGCCGCTGGCTCCGGCGTCAGTCCCGTCCTGGCCTGGCATGCTGCGATTACTGCAGCTCGCCAAGCACAGGGGGATGTGGACAAGCTGGACATGACTTCACAGCCAGTCGGCACCACTGGAGCTGCTCCTGCTGGCTCACTGGCACAGAGGAAGAGGCAACAATATGCCAAAAGCAAAAAACAGGGAGGATCCACGAACAGCAGGCCACCCCGAGCTCTTTTCTGCCTCACCCTCAACAACCCCATCCGCCGAGCCTGCATCAGCCTGGTGGAGTGGAA ACCGTTTGATATCTTTATACTCTTGTCTATTTTTGCCAACTGCGTGGCCTTAGCCATCTACATCCCTTTCCCTGGAGACGACTCCAACTCTACTAACCAAGAGCTT GAAACAGTAGAATATGCCTTCCTGATTATTTTCACAATTGAAACTTTTCTGAAGATTATTGCCTATGGCTTGGTCATGCACCAAAACTCCTACGTCCGAAATGGCTGGAACATGCTGGACTTTGTCATCGTCATTGTCGG GTTGTTTAGTGTAGTTCTGGAGATGATAACCAAAGACGCTGACTCTGGTGGCCAGTCTGGAGGCAAACCTGGGGGGTTCGATGTCAAGGCCCTCCGAGCCTTTCGCGTCCTTCGACCCCTTCGCCTTGTCTCTGGTGTTCCTA GTTTACAGGTGGTTTTAAACTCCATCATAAAAGCCATGGTCCCTCTTCTCCACATTGCTCTCCTGGTTctctttgtcatcatcatttatgCCATTATTGGTTTGGAGCTCTTCATCGGTAAAATGCACGCCACGTGCTACGTAATTCAAACAG GTCTCCTCGCAGAGGAAGAACCTACACCATGTGCGGTGTCGGGACACGGACGCCACTGCCTGCCAAACGTTACCGTGTGTAGAGAGGGATGGCAGGGCCCAAATAACGGCATCACCAACTTCGATAATTTCCTCTTTGCCATGCTGACGGTGTTCCAGTGTATCACCATGGAGGGCTGGACCGACGTTCTCTACTGG ATGAATGATGCGATGGGCTTCGAGCTGCCGTGGGTTTACTTCGTCAGTCTCGTCATCTTTGGTTCCTTCTTTGTTCTTAACCTAGTTCTGGGAGTGTTAAGCGG AGAGTTCTCCAAAGAGCGAGAAAAGGCCAAAGCTCGGGGCGACTTCCAGAAGCTGcgtgagaagcagcagctggaggaagatCTGAAGGGGTACCTGGACTGGATCACTCAGGCAGAAGACATCGACCCAGAGAATGAAGAAGAGGGAGATGAAGAGGGCAAGCGGAACC GGGTCACACTTGCTGACCTCACtcagaagaagaaagggaagtTTGGCTGGTTCACTCAGTCCACAGAAACTCAGG CGAGCATGCCAACGAGTGAAACCGAGTCAGTGAACACCGACAATCACAACGGAGAGGATGACATCTCACCCTGCTGTGGGCCGTTATG TCAAAAAATCACTAAGTCAAAGTGCAG TCGTCAGTGGCGCCGGTGGAACCGCTTCTGTCGGAGGAAGTGTCGGGCAGCTGTGAAATCGGTGACCTTTTACTGGCTGGTCATCATCTTGGTGTTCCTCAACACACTGACAATCGCGTCAGAGCATTACAACCAGCCAGACTGGCTGACTGAAGTGCAAG ATGTAGCCAACAAAGTTCTTCTGGCCATGTTCACGCTAGAGATGCTTGTGAAGATGTACAGTTTAGGTCTGCAAGCTTACTTCGTGTCCCTTTTTAATCGCTTTGACTGTTTCGTGGTGTGTGGGGGCATTGTGGAGACCATCCTGGTGGAGCTGGCCATCATGTCTCCTCTGGGCATTTCTGTGTTCCGCTGTGTTCGCCTGTTGAGGATCTTCAAGGTTACACG GCATTGGGCGTCACTAAGTAACTTGGTAGCATCTCTGCTCAACTCCATGAAGTCCATCGCCTCCCTCttgctccttctcttcctcttcatcatcatcttctcgCTGCTCGGCATGCAACTATTCGGGGGAAAGTTCAACTTTGATGAGACTGTGACCAAAAGAAGCACGTTTGATAATTTCCCTCAGGCGCTGCTCACCGTGTTTCAG ATCTTGACAGGTGAAGACTGGAATACTGTCATGTATGACGGCATCATGGCGTACGGTGGTCCAGCCTCATCTGGAATGGTGGTCTGCATTTACTTCATAATtctcttcatctgtggaaacT acaTCCTGCTGAATGTCTTCTTGGCCATCGCTGTGGACAACCTCGCAGATGCAGAGAGTCTCAACACAGcccagaaggaggaggaggaggccaagaagaggaggaacagTGCAAA AGAGGCGTTTACAGATCAGAAGAGAGTGGAGGTCACTGAAGACATGGCTGGAGAGACCAAG GTTCCTGCAGACGACTTACCGGAAGAAGACAAACAGCTGTAtcctgccattgagtcaccag AGAGCCAAGTGGAAGATGAAAACGACGAGCTCCAAGATGTTCCAGTCGGCCCACGTCCGAAAAGACTGTCTGAACTCACCATTAAAGAGAAGGTCCCGCCCATCCCTGAGGGCAGCGCCTTCTTTATTTTCAGCAGAACAAACCC CATCCGTGTCTTCTGTCACAAACTGATCAACCATCAGATCTTTACCAACCTCATCTTGGTCTTCATCATGCTGAGCTCTGTCTCGCTGGCTGCTGAAGACCCCATACGCAACTTCTCTGCTCGCAACATT ATACTTGGTTATTTTGACTATGCTTTCACGGCAATCTTTACTGTTGAGATCCTGTTGAag ATCCTAGGCTATGCAGACTATGTCTTCACTAGTATGTTTACATTTGAGATCCTTATTAAG ATGACGGCATTTGGGGCTTTTCTTCATAAAGGAGCTTTCTGCAGAAACTACTTCAACCTATTAGACCTGCTGGTTGTTGGAGTGTCTCTTGTCTCCTTTGGGATTCA ATCTTCAGCAATCTCTGTTGTCAAGATCCTTCGTGTTTTACGTGTCCTTCGTCCTCTCAGGGCCATAAATAGAGCGAAAGGACTGAAG CATGTggtccagtgtgtgtttgtagctATCAGGACAATCGGCAACATTATGATCGTCACAACACTACTCCAGTTCATGTTTGCCTGTATCGGTGTGCAGCTGTTTAAG GGTAAATTCTACAGATGCACAGATGACGCCAAGTCCAGTCCAGAGGAGTGCAA GGGGACCTACATTCTCTACAACAATGGAGACACGACACAGCCGATGATTAGGGAGAGAATCTGGTACAACAGCGACTTCAATTTTGACAATGTCCTCATGGCCATGATGGCGCTTTTCACTGTCTCCACCTTCGAGGGATGGCCCAC TTTGTTGTACAAGGCAATCGACTCTAACAGAGAGAACATGGGTCCCATCTACAACTACCGTGTGGAAATCtccattttcttcatcatctacatcatcatcatcgccttcTTCATGATGAACATCTTTGTTGGTTTCGTGATCGTCACCTTCCAGGAGCAGGGGGAGAAGGAGTACAAGAACTGTGAGCTGGACAAGAACCAG CGTCAGTGTGTGGAGTACGCGCTGAAAGCTCGCCCTCTGAGACGCTACATTCCTAAAAACCCTTACCAATACAAATTTTGGTACGTGGTCAACTCTACTGGCTTTGAGTACGTCATGTTCGTCCTCATCATCCTAAACACCTTGTGTCTGGCGATTCAG CACCATGGTCAGTCTCATTTGTTTAACTATGCCATGGACATCCTCAACATGGTCTTCACTGGGGTTttcacagtggagatgatcctCAAACTTATTGCTTTCAAACCAAGG AACACAGAGGACAGCGCCCGCATCTCCATCACCTTCTTCCGCCTCTTCAGAGTGATGCGATTGGTGAAGCTGTTGAGCAGAGGGGAAGGCATTAGGACCCTTCTGTGGACATTCATCAAATCCTTCCAG GCTCTTCCATACGTTGCTCTTTTGATTGCAATGTTGTTCTTCATCTATGCTGTGATTGGAATGCAG GTTTTTGGGAAGATCGCCATGGTCGATGGAACTCAGATAAATCGCAACAATAATTTTCAAACTTTCCCTCAATCCGTCTTGATGCTCTTCag ATGCGCCACAGGAGAGGCCTGGCAGGAGATCATGCTGGCTTGCTTGCCTGGAAAGCTGTGCGATATTGAGTCTGACTACAACCCTGGAGAGGAGAGAACCTGTGGGAGTGGCTTTGCCATCATCTACTTCATTAGCTTCTACATGCTGTGCGCTTTCCTG ATCATTAACCTGTTTGTCGCCGTCATCATGGATAACTTTGACTACCTGACCCGCGACTGGTCCATACTTGGGCCGCATCATCTGGACGAGTTCAAAAGAATCTGGTCAGAGTACGACCCTGAAGCCAA agGCAGGATTAAGCATCTTGATGTGGTGACGCTTCTGAGAAGGATCCAGCCTCCTCTTGGCTTTGGCAAGTTGTGTCCTCACAGAGTTGCCTGCAAG CGATTGGTGGCGATGAACATGCCTCTCAACAGTGACGGCACTGTCATGTTTAATGCCACGCTGTTCGCTCTGGTGCGGACTGCTCTGAAGATCAAGACCGAAG GAAACCTGGAGCAAGCCAATGAGGAGTTAAGAGCCGTGATCAAGAAGATCTGGAAGAGGACCAGCATGAAGCTTCTAGATCAAGTGGTGCCTCCTGCAGGCG ATGACGAGGTCACAGTGGGGAAGTTCTATGCCACCTTCCTGATACAGGACTACTTCAGGAAGTTCAAGAGGCGCAAAGAGCAAGGACTAGTGGGAAGACGCTCCTTTGACAGGGTGAACACCACCATGGCTCTGCAG gCTGGTCTGCGCACGCTTCATGATATCGGACCAGAGATCCGAAGAGCTATatcatgtgacctgcaggaGGAGGGGCTTGTAGATGCCAAtggggaggaagatgaggaaatTTACAGG CGTAACGGTGGCCTTTTTGGCAACCACGTCAACAATGTCAGCCTGACTCCACAAAGCTCCTCTTTCCCAACTACTGTTACTCAGCGCCCCCTACAGATCCTGCCTTATTCTTGCAACGTCTCTAGTGAACCGTCCCAAACTGGAGTGGGGGAGAAAGATGGAGACACAGATAAAGATTTGAACTTGTCCCCTGTCCCTCACGATCATCGCTATCACagccctcatcatcatcatcctcactgtAATTCCACCTGCCAACAGTCTCCCATTCCCTCCAATGCCAACCTCAACAATGCCAACATGCCTGCACTTCTGTCCGTCTCCAATGCGAGGCAGCGGACTTGTCCCCTACGACGAACCCGGCCGTCGTCTGCCAGAATCCGATCTTCTGGCTCAATACATAAGAAAATATGGAAGTCACAGTCTCTGAG AACTCGCTACTATGAGACCTACATTAG GTCTGAAAATGGTAGCGGTCATTATCCGACAATCCGCCGCGAGGGAGTCGCTGCTGCAGAAAGTGATGAGGACCGAGGCTCAGGAGAGTATTTCAGCGGTGAAGAGTTCCATGAGGATGACATCATGCTCACAAAAGAGAG ATTGTCTAACAACATTGTCGAGGGAGCCTTTGATCCTCACGTTGCCAGGGGAGACTCTCAGTCTGACGGTTACTATGAGGACGACCAAAAGCTGATCCATCAGGAGAGCAAACGGTCGCCACGTAGATGGTTTCTCCCGTCACCACAGG CTGTCAACAAATCAGCGTTCACTTTCGAGTGTCTCCGTAGAAGAGGAAGCGAGGTTGAGCCTCCTCTTTCTCCAACCTGCACAGCTCTTCCGCTGCACCTGATGCAACAGCAG GTCATGGCAGTGGCTGGACTTGACGCCACTAAAATTCACCGGCGCTCCCCAACACGGTCCCTACATTCATGGGCCACGCCCCCTGCGTCACCCGCCACTCATGACTACTCACCAAACTACACTCCTCTAATACAG GTGGACTGGAGGAACTCTGGAAGTGTTGGCAACCTCCCCGCTGCAGCCAAGAGAAGTTCCTGGTACACAGATGGACAGGAAGCTTCCCCCACCAGCAGCAACCATTCGCCATCGCGACTCAACTTGCCTGCAGAGAATTGCTCACGCTACCTGCAGATGAGAGGCAGCGCCAGCAGTCTGGTGGAGGCC GCGCTGATCTCAGAGGGTCTGGGGAAGTATGCCAGGGACCCAAACTTTGTCTCCGTGACCAAACACGAGATCGCGGACGCCTGCGAGATGACCATCGATGAGATGGAGAGTGCTGCTAGTAACCTGCTGAACGGGAGTATGAGTAACGCAGAGGAGAACTTCCCAACGGACCCTCTGGCCACCGGACAGCTCAGGGACTTCAGCGACGAGGAGACGTACGTGGCTGTCAAGTGCGAGGAGGACCTGACGGATGAGATGATCTGCATCACGTCGCTATAG